A window of Ascaphus truei isolate aAscTru1 chromosome 16, aAscTru1.hap1, whole genome shotgun sequence contains these coding sequences:
- the MSN gene encoding moesin isoform X1: MYNSLQIEKSSNMSAFFSKGSVPLPISVRVTTMDAELEFAIQPNTTGKQLFDQVVKTIGLREVWFFGLQYQDTKGFSTWLKLNKKVTAQDVRKESPLLFKFRAKFYPEDVSEELIQDITQRLFFLQVKEGILNDDIYCPPETAVLLASYAVQAKYGDFNKDMQKPGYLAGDKLLPQRVLEQHKLTKDQWEDRIQVWHEEHRGMLREDSILEYLKIAQDLEMYGVNYFSIKNKKGSELWLGVDALGLNIYEQNDRLTPKIGFPWSEIRNISFNDKKFVIKPIDKKAPDFVFYAPRLRINKRILALCMGNHELYMRRRKPDTIEVQQMKAQAREEKHQKQMERALLENEKKKRELAEKEKEKIEQEKEELMDRLRQIEETTKKAQEELEEQTRKALELEDERRRAQEEAEKLAKERLAAEEAKEALLKQSQDQMKNQEHLASELAELTSAIGQLEIARQKKESEAFEWQEKAQTVQADLEKTKEELKLVMTTPHVQEPMQSENEQDDEQDENNAEASAELLADANIKDRSEEDRTTEAEKNERVQKHLQILSSELANARDDTKKTANDLLHAENVRAGRDKYKTLRQIRQGNTKQRIDEFESM, translated from the exons ATGTACAATTCGCTGCAAATAGAAAAGTCTAGTAATATGTCTGCTTTCTTCAGTAAAGGGTCCGTACCGTTACCG ATCAGCGTACGCGTGACCACGATGGATGCTGAGCTGGAGTTCGCTATCCAGCCCAACACCACGGGGAAACAGCTCTTCGACCAG GTTGTGAAAACCATCGGCCTTCGGGAAGTCTGGTTCTTTGGGCTGCAGTACCAGGACACCAAAGGCTTCTCCACGTGGCTGAAACTCAACAAAAAG GTGACTGCGCAGGATGTGCGGAAGGAGAGCCCGCTGCTCTTCAAATTCCGCGCCAAGTTCTACCCCGAGGACGTGTCCGAGGAGCTGATCCAGGACATCACCCAGCGGCTCTTCTTCCTGCAGGTGAAGGAGGGGATCCTAAATGACGACATCTACTGCCCCCCGGAGACGGCGGTGCTGCTGGCCTCCTATGCCGTGCAGGCTAAGTACGGAGATTTCAACAAGGACATGCAGAAGCCAGGGTACCTGGCAGGAGACAAGCTGCTCCCACAGAG GGTTCTGGAGCAGCACAAACTCACCAAGGACCAGTGGGAGGACAGGATCCAGGTCTGGCACGAGGAACACCGCGGGATGCTCAG AGAAGATTCTATTCTGGAATACCTGAAAATCGCCCAGGACCTGGAGATGTACGGGGTTAACTACTTCAGTATTAAGAACAAGAAGGGCTCTGAGCTCTGGCTGGGGGTGGACGCGCTCGGACTGAATATCTATGAACAGAATGACAG ATTGACGCCAAAGATCGGATTCCCATGGAGCGAGATCAGGAATATTTCATTCAACGATAAGAAGTTTGTCATCAAACCCATTGACAAGAAGGCGCCA GACTTTGTGTTCTACGCTCCGCGGTTACGGATTAACAAGCGGATCCTGGCGCTCTGCATGGGGAATCATGAGCTGTACATGCGCCGCAGGAAGCCGGACACCATCGAGGTGCAGCAGATGAAGGCGCAGGCACGAGAGGAGAAGCACCAGAAGCAGATGGAGAG GGCCCTGCTGGAGAACGAGAAGAAGAAGCGGGAACTGgcggagaaggagaaggagaagattGAGCAGGAGAAGGAGGAGCTGATGGACAGGCTGCGGCAGATTGAAGAGACGACCAAGAAAGCACAGGAAG agctggAGGAGCAGACTCGGAAGGCCCTGGAGCTGGAGGATGAGCGGAGACGGGCTCAGGAGGAGGCAGAGAAGCTGGCCAAGGAGCGCTTGGCAGCTGAGGAGGCCAAAGAAGCTCTGCTGAAGCAGTCCCAGGACCAGATGAAGAACCAGGAGCACTTG GCTTCGGAGCTGGCAGAGCTGACGTCTGCTATTGGCCAGCTGGAAATTGCCCGGCAGAAGAAGGAAAGTGAAGCATTTGAGTGGCAGGAAAAG GCTCAGACGGTGCAGGCTGACCTTGAGAAGACCAAGGAGGAGCTGAAGCTGGTGATGACCACTCCACATGTGCAGGAGCCCATGCAGTCTGAGAACGAACAAGACGATGAACAGGACGAGAACAACGCAGAGGCCAGTGCCGAACTGCTAGCGGACGCCAACATCAAGGACCGGAGCGAGGAAGATCGCACCACGGAAGCGGAGAAAAACGAGCGGGTCCAGAAACACCTGCAG ATTTTAAGCTCTGAGCTGGCGAATGCCAGAGACGATACCAAGAAGACCGCAAACGATCTCCTTCACGCCGAGAACGTGCGCGCCGGGAGAGACAAGTACAAGACGCTCCGTCAGATCCGTCAGGGAAACACCAAGCAGCGTATAGATGAATTTGAATCCATGTAA
- the MSN gene encoding moesin isoform X3, producing MSISVRVTTMDAELEFAIQPNTTGKQLFDQVVKTIGLREVWFFGLQYQDTKGFSTWLKLNKKVTAQDVRKESPLLFKFRAKFYPEDVSEELIQDITQRLFFLQVKEGILNDDIYCPPETAVLLASYAVQAKYGDFNKDMQKPGYLAGDKLLPQRVLEQHKLTKDQWEDRIQVWHEEHRGMLREDSILEYLKIAQDLEMYGVNYFSIKNKKGSELWLGVDALGLNIYEQNDRLTPKIGFPWSEIRNISFNDKKFVIKPIDKKAPDFVFYAPRLRINKRILALCMGNHELYMRRRKPDTIEVQQMKAQAREEKHQKQMERALLENEKKKRELAEKEKEKIEQEKEELMDRLRQIEETTKKAQEELEEQTRKALELEDERRRAQEEAEKLAKERLAAEEAKEALLKQSQDQMKNQEHLASELAELTSAIGQLEIARQKKESEAFEWQEKAQTVQADLEKTKEELKLVMTTPHVQEPMQSENEQDDEQDENNAEASAELLADANIKDRSEEDRTTEAEKNERVQKHLQILSSELANARDDTKKTANDLLHAENVRAGRDKYKTLRQIRQGNTKQRIDEFESM from the exons ATGTCT ATCAGCGTACGCGTGACCACGATGGATGCTGAGCTGGAGTTCGCTATCCAGCCCAACACCACGGGGAAACAGCTCTTCGACCAG GTTGTGAAAACCATCGGCCTTCGGGAAGTCTGGTTCTTTGGGCTGCAGTACCAGGACACCAAAGGCTTCTCCACGTGGCTGAAACTCAACAAAAAG GTGACTGCGCAGGATGTGCGGAAGGAGAGCCCGCTGCTCTTCAAATTCCGCGCCAAGTTCTACCCCGAGGACGTGTCCGAGGAGCTGATCCAGGACATCACCCAGCGGCTCTTCTTCCTGCAGGTGAAGGAGGGGATCCTAAATGACGACATCTACTGCCCCCCGGAGACGGCGGTGCTGCTGGCCTCCTATGCCGTGCAGGCTAAGTACGGAGATTTCAACAAGGACATGCAGAAGCCAGGGTACCTGGCAGGAGACAAGCTGCTCCCACAGAG GGTTCTGGAGCAGCACAAACTCACCAAGGACCAGTGGGAGGACAGGATCCAGGTCTGGCACGAGGAACACCGCGGGATGCTCAG AGAAGATTCTATTCTGGAATACCTGAAAATCGCCCAGGACCTGGAGATGTACGGGGTTAACTACTTCAGTATTAAGAACAAGAAGGGCTCTGAGCTCTGGCTGGGGGTGGACGCGCTCGGACTGAATATCTATGAACAGAATGACAG ATTGACGCCAAAGATCGGATTCCCATGGAGCGAGATCAGGAATATTTCATTCAACGATAAGAAGTTTGTCATCAAACCCATTGACAAGAAGGCGCCA GACTTTGTGTTCTACGCTCCGCGGTTACGGATTAACAAGCGGATCCTGGCGCTCTGCATGGGGAATCATGAGCTGTACATGCGCCGCAGGAAGCCGGACACCATCGAGGTGCAGCAGATGAAGGCGCAGGCACGAGAGGAGAAGCACCAGAAGCAGATGGAGAG GGCCCTGCTGGAGAACGAGAAGAAGAAGCGGGAACTGgcggagaaggagaaggagaagattGAGCAGGAGAAGGAGGAGCTGATGGACAGGCTGCGGCAGATTGAAGAGACGACCAAGAAAGCACAGGAAG agctggAGGAGCAGACTCGGAAGGCCCTGGAGCTGGAGGATGAGCGGAGACGGGCTCAGGAGGAGGCAGAGAAGCTGGCCAAGGAGCGCTTGGCAGCTGAGGAGGCCAAAGAAGCTCTGCTGAAGCAGTCCCAGGACCAGATGAAGAACCAGGAGCACTTG GCTTCGGAGCTGGCAGAGCTGACGTCTGCTATTGGCCAGCTGGAAATTGCCCGGCAGAAGAAGGAAAGTGAAGCATTTGAGTGGCAGGAAAAG GCTCAGACGGTGCAGGCTGACCTTGAGAAGACCAAGGAGGAGCTGAAGCTGGTGATGACCACTCCACATGTGCAGGAGCCCATGCAGTCTGAGAACGAACAAGACGATGAACAGGACGAGAACAACGCAGAGGCCAGTGCCGAACTGCTAGCGGACGCCAACATCAAGGACCGGAGCGAGGAAGATCGCACCACGGAAGCGGAGAAAAACGAGCGGGTCCAGAAACACCTGCAG ATTTTAAGCTCTGAGCTGGCGAATGCCAGAGACGATACCAAGAAGACCGCAAACGATCTCCTTCACGCCGAGAACGTGCGCGCCGGGAGAGACAAGTACAAGACGCTCCGTCAGATCCGTCAGGGAAACACCAAGCAGCGTATAGATGAATTTGAATCCATGTAA
- the MSN gene encoding moesin isoform X2: protein MPKTISVRVTTMDAELEFAIQPNTTGKQLFDQVVKTIGLREVWFFGLQYQDTKGFSTWLKLNKKVTAQDVRKESPLLFKFRAKFYPEDVSEELIQDITQRLFFLQVKEGILNDDIYCPPETAVLLASYAVQAKYGDFNKDMQKPGYLAGDKLLPQRVLEQHKLTKDQWEDRIQVWHEEHRGMLREDSILEYLKIAQDLEMYGVNYFSIKNKKGSELWLGVDALGLNIYEQNDRLTPKIGFPWSEIRNISFNDKKFVIKPIDKKAPDFVFYAPRLRINKRILALCMGNHELYMRRRKPDTIEVQQMKAQAREEKHQKQMERALLENEKKKRELAEKEKEKIEQEKEELMDRLRQIEETTKKAQEELEEQTRKALELEDERRRAQEEAEKLAKERLAAEEAKEALLKQSQDQMKNQEHLASELAELTSAIGQLEIARQKKESEAFEWQEKAQTVQADLEKTKEELKLVMTTPHVQEPMQSENEQDDEQDENNAEASAELLADANIKDRSEEDRTTEAEKNERVQKHLQILSSELANARDDTKKTANDLLHAENVRAGRDKYKTLRQIRQGNTKQRIDEFESM, encoded by the exons ATCAGCGTACGCGTGACCACGATGGATGCTGAGCTGGAGTTCGCTATCCAGCCCAACACCACGGGGAAACAGCTCTTCGACCAG GTTGTGAAAACCATCGGCCTTCGGGAAGTCTGGTTCTTTGGGCTGCAGTACCAGGACACCAAAGGCTTCTCCACGTGGCTGAAACTCAACAAAAAG GTGACTGCGCAGGATGTGCGGAAGGAGAGCCCGCTGCTCTTCAAATTCCGCGCCAAGTTCTACCCCGAGGACGTGTCCGAGGAGCTGATCCAGGACATCACCCAGCGGCTCTTCTTCCTGCAGGTGAAGGAGGGGATCCTAAATGACGACATCTACTGCCCCCCGGAGACGGCGGTGCTGCTGGCCTCCTATGCCGTGCAGGCTAAGTACGGAGATTTCAACAAGGACATGCAGAAGCCAGGGTACCTGGCAGGAGACAAGCTGCTCCCACAGAG GGTTCTGGAGCAGCACAAACTCACCAAGGACCAGTGGGAGGACAGGATCCAGGTCTGGCACGAGGAACACCGCGGGATGCTCAG AGAAGATTCTATTCTGGAATACCTGAAAATCGCCCAGGACCTGGAGATGTACGGGGTTAACTACTTCAGTATTAAGAACAAGAAGGGCTCTGAGCTCTGGCTGGGGGTGGACGCGCTCGGACTGAATATCTATGAACAGAATGACAG ATTGACGCCAAAGATCGGATTCCCATGGAGCGAGATCAGGAATATTTCATTCAACGATAAGAAGTTTGTCATCAAACCCATTGACAAGAAGGCGCCA GACTTTGTGTTCTACGCTCCGCGGTTACGGATTAACAAGCGGATCCTGGCGCTCTGCATGGGGAATCATGAGCTGTACATGCGCCGCAGGAAGCCGGACACCATCGAGGTGCAGCAGATGAAGGCGCAGGCACGAGAGGAGAAGCACCAGAAGCAGATGGAGAG GGCCCTGCTGGAGAACGAGAAGAAGAAGCGGGAACTGgcggagaaggagaaggagaagattGAGCAGGAGAAGGAGGAGCTGATGGACAGGCTGCGGCAGATTGAAGAGACGACCAAGAAAGCACAGGAAG agctggAGGAGCAGACTCGGAAGGCCCTGGAGCTGGAGGATGAGCGGAGACGGGCTCAGGAGGAGGCAGAGAAGCTGGCCAAGGAGCGCTTGGCAGCTGAGGAGGCCAAAGAAGCTCTGCTGAAGCAGTCCCAGGACCAGATGAAGAACCAGGAGCACTTG GCTTCGGAGCTGGCAGAGCTGACGTCTGCTATTGGCCAGCTGGAAATTGCCCGGCAGAAGAAGGAAAGTGAAGCATTTGAGTGGCAGGAAAAG GCTCAGACGGTGCAGGCTGACCTTGAGAAGACCAAGGAGGAGCTGAAGCTGGTGATGACCACTCCACATGTGCAGGAGCCCATGCAGTCTGAGAACGAACAAGACGATGAACAGGACGAGAACAACGCAGAGGCCAGTGCCGAACTGCTAGCGGACGCCAACATCAAGGACCGGAGCGAGGAAGATCGCACCACGGAAGCGGAGAAAAACGAGCGGGTCCAGAAACACCTGCAG ATTTTAAGCTCTGAGCTGGCGAATGCCAGAGACGATACCAAGAAGACCGCAAACGATCTCCTTCACGCCGAGAACGTGCGCGCCGGGAGAGACAAGTACAAGACGCTCCGTCAGATCCGTCAGGGAAACACCAAGCAGCGTATAGATGAATTTGAATCCATGTAA
- the MSN gene encoding moesin isoform X4 has protein sequence MYGVNYFSIKNKKGSELWLGVDALGLNIYEQNDRLTPKIGFPWSEIRNISFNDKKFVIKPIDKKAPDFVFYAPRLRINKRILALCMGNHELYMRRRKPDTIEVQQMKAQAREEKHQKQMERALLENEKKKRELAEKEKEKIEQEKEELMDRLRQIEETTKKAQEELEEQTRKALELEDERRRAQEEAEKLAKERLAAEEAKEALLKQSQDQMKNQEHLASELAELTSAIGQLEIARQKKESEAFEWQEKAQTVQADLEKTKEELKLVMTTPHVQEPMQSENEQDDEQDENNAEASAELLADANIKDRSEEDRTTEAEKNERVQKHLQILSSELANARDDTKKTANDLLHAENVRAGRDKYKTLRQIRQGNTKQRIDEFESM, from the exons ATGTACGGGGTTAACTACTTCAGTATTAAGAACAAGAAGGGCTCTGAGCTCTGGCTGGGGGTGGACGCGCTCGGACTGAATATCTATGAACAGAATGACAG ATTGACGCCAAAGATCGGATTCCCATGGAGCGAGATCAGGAATATTTCATTCAACGATAAGAAGTTTGTCATCAAACCCATTGACAAGAAGGCGCCA GACTTTGTGTTCTACGCTCCGCGGTTACGGATTAACAAGCGGATCCTGGCGCTCTGCATGGGGAATCATGAGCTGTACATGCGCCGCAGGAAGCCGGACACCATCGAGGTGCAGCAGATGAAGGCGCAGGCACGAGAGGAGAAGCACCAGAAGCAGATGGAGAG GGCCCTGCTGGAGAACGAGAAGAAGAAGCGGGAACTGgcggagaaggagaaggagaagattGAGCAGGAGAAGGAGGAGCTGATGGACAGGCTGCGGCAGATTGAAGAGACGACCAAGAAAGCACAGGAAG agctggAGGAGCAGACTCGGAAGGCCCTGGAGCTGGAGGATGAGCGGAGACGGGCTCAGGAGGAGGCAGAGAAGCTGGCCAAGGAGCGCTTGGCAGCTGAGGAGGCCAAAGAAGCTCTGCTGAAGCAGTCCCAGGACCAGATGAAGAACCAGGAGCACTTG GCTTCGGAGCTGGCAGAGCTGACGTCTGCTATTGGCCAGCTGGAAATTGCCCGGCAGAAGAAGGAAAGTGAAGCATTTGAGTGGCAGGAAAAG GCTCAGACGGTGCAGGCTGACCTTGAGAAGACCAAGGAGGAGCTGAAGCTGGTGATGACCACTCCACATGTGCAGGAGCCCATGCAGTCTGAGAACGAACAAGACGATGAACAGGACGAGAACAACGCAGAGGCCAGTGCCGAACTGCTAGCGGACGCCAACATCAAGGACCGGAGCGAGGAAGATCGCACCACGGAAGCGGAGAAAAACGAGCGGGTCCAGAAACACCTGCAG ATTTTAAGCTCTGAGCTGGCGAATGCCAGAGACGATACCAAGAAGACCGCAAACGATCTCCTTCACGCCGAGAACGTGCGCGCCGGGAGAGACAAGTACAAGACGCTCCGTCAGATCCGTCAGGGAAACACCAAGCAGCGTATAGATGAATTTGAATCCATGTAA